One genomic window of Sphingobacterium oryzagri includes the following:
- a CDS encoding metallophosphoesterase yields MLIFNAILLFLFDFYIFFALRATKIKFVQKSWFPFVWWGYSIVLLGGLFISSKFDLPLSYRSIILVAFFMTAVCKFIFILILLIDDLRRGGLWMARLFAAKPAEKPTVSPQDTDAPLPEEPRDGISRSEFLTKSGILVASLPIIPLSWGIISGAYDYQVRRQKLYLPNLPASFHGLRIAQLSDVHSGSFYNKKAVLGGIEMLLNEKPDAVFFTGDLVNNVAPEMRDYQDIFSKIKADLGVFSVLGNHDYGDYYYGQEDSPAKRKNLKDLIETHKVMGWDLLLDEHRSLKVGNDEIAIVGVQNWGASRRFPKKGDLKKALAGTSESPVKLLLSHDPSHWRAQVLGTEVDVMFAGHTHGMQFGVRGEHFQWSPVKYIYKEWAGLYEEQQQQLYVNVGYGFLGYPGRFGILPEITIFELVKGEKPILS; encoded by the coding sequence ATGTTGATATTCAATGCAATTTTACTTTTTTTATTTGATTTCTATATTTTCTTTGCGCTTCGCGCTACAAAAATAAAATTTGTTCAAAAAAGCTGGTTTCCTTTCGTATGGTGGGGCTATTCGATTGTGCTGTTAGGTGGACTCTTCATCTCCAGCAAGTTTGATCTGCCGCTTTCCTACCGTTCTATCATTTTAGTCGCTTTTTTCATGACAGCGGTTTGTAAGTTTATTTTCATCCTTATTTTGCTGATCGATGATCTGCGACGTGGAGGCTTATGGATGGCACGGCTATTCGCTGCCAAACCAGCAGAAAAGCCCACGGTCAGCCCACAAGATACAGATGCACCGCTGCCGGAAGAACCAAGAGATGGTATCAGCCGTTCAGAATTTCTGACAAAATCAGGTATTCTCGTAGCATCGCTACCTATTATTCCGCTTTCCTGGGGAATAATTTCCGGTGCTTACGATTATCAGGTAAGACGGCAAAAGCTTTATTTGCCAAACCTTCCGGCATCATTCCATGGATTGCGTATTGCGCAATTATCCGATGTACATTCCGGTTCGTTTTACAATAAAAAGGCCGTCTTAGGCGGTATCGAAATGTTGTTGAATGAAAAGCCAGACGCGGTTTTTTTTACAGGCGACCTGGTCAATAATGTCGCGCCGGAAATGCGCGACTACCAAGATATCTTTAGTAAGATAAAGGCCGATCTCGGCGTTTTTTCTGTATTGGGAAATCATGATTACGGTGATTATTATTACGGACAGGAAGATTCTCCGGCCAAACGTAAAAATTTGAAAGACCTGATCGAAACGCATAAAGTGATGGGCTGGGATTTGCTTTTGGACGAACATCGCTCCTTAAAGGTCGGTAATGATGAGATTGCGATCGTGGGTGTACAAAACTGGGGCGCCAGTCGTCGTTTTCCAAAAAAAGGCGATCTGAAAAAAGCGCTGGCCGGCACCTCCGAGTCGCCTGTCAAACTCTTGCTTTCGCATGATCCGTCGCACTGGCGCGCACAAGTACTCGGCACAGAGGTGGATGTCATGTTTGCCGGCCACACGCACGGCATGCAATTTGGGGTGCGTGGCGAGCATTTTCAGTGGAGCCCAGTTAAATATATCTATAAAGAGTGGGCAGGTTTGTACGAAGAACAGCAGCAGCAGCTTTATGTCAATGTTGGCTACGGATTTTTGGGTTATCCTGGTCGTTTCGGCATTCTCCCAGAGATCACAATCTTCGAATTAGTGAAAGGCGAGAAACCTATCCTATCGTAA
- a CDS encoding 4-hydroxy-3-methylbut-2-enyl diphosphate reductase has translation MAKNLQVTIDKDSGFCFGVVYAIDMAEEILEEDGYLYCLGDIVHNDEEVARLKAKGLRIIEHSALKDLSNEKVLIRAHGEAPETYRTALENNITLIDASCPVVLKLQNRIKTSHDDQEKILIFGKHGHAEVIGLQGQTNNEALVFQDIDELDAVELPPSFTLYSQTTKSVDKFYAIKEELLRRGYEVKANDTICRQVSNRYEDLGDFARQYDKIVFVSGKKSSNGKVLYDVCKQANPESYFISDPAELDISIFQPNETIGICGATSTPMWLMKAVKENLEQL, from the coding sequence ATGGCTAAAAATCTTCAAGTAACGATTGATAAAGATTCGGGATTCTGTTTTGGGGTGGTGTACGCCATTGACATGGCCGAAGAAATCTTAGAAGAAGACGGCTATTTATATTGCTTGGGCGATATCGTGCATAACGATGAAGAGGTTGCCCGTTTAAAAGCGAAAGGGTTACGGATTATTGAGCATAGCGCGTTAAAAGATTTGAGCAATGAAAAAGTGCTTATTCGCGCACACGGCGAAGCACCGGAAACCTATCGTACGGCTTTAGAGAATAATATTACGTTGATCGATGCTTCTTGTCCTGTGGTATTAAAGCTGCAAAATCGTATTAAAACTTCTCATGATGACCAAGAAAAGATCTTGATCTTCGGAAAACACGGCCACGCTGAGGTGATTGGTCTTCAAGGACAAACTAATAATGAAGCCTTGGTTTTTCAGGATATCGATGAGTTGGACGCGGTAGAGTTGCCGCCTTCGTTTACCTTGTACAGCCAAACGACAAAAAGCGTTGATAAATTTTATGCCATCAAAGAAGAATTGCTCAGAAGAGGTTACGAAGTAAAGGCAAATGATACCATTTGTCGGCAGGTTTCCAACCGTTATGAAGATTTAGGAGATTTTGCTCGGCAATATGATAAAATCGTATTTGTTTCTGGAAAAAAATCTTCCAATGGTAAAGTATTGTATGACGTTTGCAAGCAGGCAAATCCCGAAAGCTATTTTATTTCAGATCCAGCTGAGCTCGATATCTCAATTTTCCAGCCAAATGAAACCATCGGCATTTGTGGCGCCACGTCTACCCCGATGTGGTTGATGAAGGCAGTAAAGGAAAACCTTGAACAACTGTAA
- a CDS encoding UDP-glucose--hexose-1-phosphate uridylyltransferase, which produces MLNFSEQPHKRKNLLTGEYILVSPHRSKRPWQGQVEDLAPDNRPQYDPKCYLCPGNERADGTQNPAYQDSFVFVNDFSALLEDTSLTQFDEENLLIAESERGICKVISFSPRHDLTLPEMRTTEIKAVVDLWQREFNDLAQNEWIKYIQIFENKGSIMGCSNPHPHGQIWAQSSVPVEIQKESVQQQAYYEKHGRTLLQDYLVLELKKEERIIVDNTHFVALVPFWAAWPYETMIISKRAVPSIADFTEEEKEDLAKTLQELTIRYDNIFKTSFPYSAGMHQAPVNTDDVSAWHWHMHFYPPLLRSATVKKFMVGYEMLASPQRDITPEQAATTLKQQATIHYKAQKNDF; this is translated from the coding sequence ATGCTAAACTTTTCAGAACAACCACACAAACGTAAAAACCTATTGACAGGGGAGTATATCCTCGTTTCACCACATCGCAGTAAGCGTCCATGGCAAGGACAAGTAGAAGACTTGGCGCCTGATAACCGGCCCCAATACGATCCAAAATGCTATTTATGCCCAGGAAATGAGCGTGCGGATGGCACCCAAAATCCAGCATATCAAGATAGCTTTGTTTTTGTCAACGACTTTTCTGCGCTATTGGAAGACACCAGCTTAACGCAGTTTGATGAAGAAAATCTCCTGATTGCTGAGTCCGAAAGAGGAATTTGCAAGGTGATTTCTTTTTCACCGCGCCACGACCTCACCTTGCCCGAAATGCGTACTACGGAAATTAAAGCCGTAGTTGATCTTTGGCAACGGGAATTTAACGATCTTGCGCAAAACGAATGGATTAAATACATCCAAATCTTCGAAAATAAAGGCAGCATCATGGGCTGTAGCAATCCGCATCCACATGGCCAGATTTGGGCACAAAGCTCTGTTCCGGTCGAAATTCAAAAGGAGTCTGTCCAGCAACAAGCTTATTATGAGAAGCACGGGCGTACGCTTTTGCAAGATTACCTGGTGCTCGAACTTAAAAAGGAGGAACGTATCATCGTTGATAACACGCACTTCGTGGCGCTGGTTCCTTTTTGGGCGGCTTGGCCATACGAAACGATGATTATCAGCAAGCGTGCGGTTCCCTCTATTGCCGATTTTACCGAAGAAGAAAAAGAGGATTTGGCAAAAACGCTACAAGAATTAACCATTCGTTATGATAATATTTTCAAGACATCTTTTCCGTATTCGGCAGGAATGCACCAGGCACCTGTTAATACAGACGACGTATCGGCATGGCATTGGCACATGCACTTTTACCCACCTTTGTTGCGTTCGGCAACCGTAAAGAAATTTATGGTCGGCTATGAGATGCTAGCCAGTCCACAGCGTGATATTACGCCAGAGCAGGCAGCAACTACCTTAAAACAACAAGCAACTATCCATTACAAAGCACAAAAAAATGATTTCTAA
- the hemH gene encoding ferrochelatase, which yields MSKSATKGVLLVQLGTPNAPTTPEVRKYLTEFLMDPRVIDIPVVGRTLLVKAAIVPRRAPKSAATYRTIWDEKTGSPLMYYSELQRDLLQAELGDDYHVELAMRYQNPSIASALKKMEGMLLESIRVIPLFPQYASATSGSVIDKVMETMRSWQYFPALSFVSNYCDDEQMCETYADHAKKFDIDYYDHILFSYHGLPVRQLGKVDPTGNLTCPDAGCDSCKVEKNSFCYLSQCYATSRMIAGKLNLSPDRYTVCFQSRLGKTPWIQPYTSDTLHHLAQQGVKKLLVFSPAFVADCIETLDEIQVEYANEFKDLGGEEVAMVESLNGDPKWINVLKRLAQG from the coding sequence ATGAGTAAGAGCGCGACAAAAGGGGTTCTGTTGGTGCAGTTAGGCACACCCAATGCCCCTACAACGCCGGAAGTGCGTAAATATTTAACAGAATTTCTTATGGATCCGCGGGTAATCGATATCCCGGTTGTGGGTCGCACCTTATTGGTCAAAGCGGCGATCGTGCCGCGGCGCGCGCCAAAATCGGCAGCTACCTACCGTACCATTTGGGATGAAAAAACCGGATCGCCGTTAATGTATTACAGCGAGTTGCAGCGCGACTTGCTACAAGCAGAATTGGGCGATGATTATCACGTAGAGCTAGCCATGCGCTATCAAAATCCTTCCATAGCTTCCGCTCTCAAGAAAATGGAAGGTATGTTGCTGGAATCTATTCGTGTTATTCCGCTGTTTCCGCAGTATGCATCTGCCACGAGTGGTTCGGTTATCGATAAAGTGATGGAAACTATGCGTTCCTGGCAGTATTTTCCTGCACTCTCTTTTGTTAGCAATTATTGCGATGACGAGCAAATGTGCGAAACGTACGCCGACCATGCCAAAAAATTCGATATCGACTATTACGATCATATTTTGTTTAGCTATCACGGTTTACCGGTGCGGCAATTGGGAAAAGTTGATCCAACCGGGAATTTGACTTGTCCGGATGCCGGATGCGATAGTTGCAAAGTAGAAAAAAATAGCTTTTGCTACCTTTCACAATGTTACGCCACCTCGCGCATGATCGCTGGAAAATTGAATCTCTCGCCCGATCGGTACACCGTTTGTTTCCAATCGCGACTAGGTAAAACGCCTTGGATACAGCCGTATACGTCTGATACGCTTCATCATCTTGCCCAACAAGGTGTTAAGAAACTGCTGGTATTCAGTCCGGCTTTCGTAGCTGATTGTATCGAAACCTTGGATGAGATTCAAGTGGAATATGCTAATGAGTTTAAAGATTTAGGCGGCGAAGAGGTGGCAATGGTGGAGAGTTTAAATGGCGATCCAAAATGGATCAACGTGCTGAAACGTCTCGCACAAGGTTAA